The Vespa velutina chromosome 2, iVesVel2.1, whole genome shotgun sequence sequence aattaatactgtatgttaatttatttattttaaactaatttaaattaattatctctgATGTGAAGCatgctattatatttttaaaaaaaggagtaagaatgaagataaatatatatttttatatctatcttatggaattgttataaaaatgatatatatcaaGTGAAAGATATTGCTTTTATAGAGGCTgtgtaaagatattaaaaaaaaataattaaaattaaatagttCTTTCAACAAGGGTACTGttagattttataaatgacttgaataatttttatcccctttattaattgtacccaaaaataaatatttaacgacagtattttattatttatttaattatttacttgaaTATTCCATGTTTTCTTACATATTTaacaattcaaataaattgacatgaaatttatacataaaaaggTATACTGAAATATATGtcatatttattgaaaaatctaAGTAACATTACTAAATATCTTCAAATCAAAagttttgttaaaaaagatcTATTGATGTgcaatatacataattattttgtgTATACTATTTTGTGATATATCATCTTAAAGACTTTCAAAAacctaatatttattttggttTTGTAACtcattataatatgtatatataccagaaataaatattaatacgtaaCTCAATATGAAGTGCAAAATACATTCCAATGTTATTTATCTTTTGGCAGTTACAGTCCTTTAGCtagaatagtaataataataattaatattacaaataatatcgatcaacAGATTTTATGCCGTTACTTTGCATTACCGCTGTTTGCTCTTATAATGCAGTATGAATTTGAAATTAGTAtgcatttgaatttttcttatgatttaaaaatagttaagtaatatgttttattattgtaatgatGATAAATTCTTGCAAgtagaataataaatctttggTTATACAGTTCGAGAACACAAATAGCTCATATAGAATGCTGTTAAGAGCACCATGGCATGTATGCGTGTaagatgtatttttttctacatgCAATTAAATAGAACCTTCAATTTCTATTCAACCAAGAAATTGCTTTCAATATGAAATATGCTAAAGTTAGtgtatacaaaattttatctctttgttGCCGTTGTAACATTTCCAATTCAATCGCCATGACTCGACGATTTAATTTTCCCACTTGACGGCGTAAGTGTTGTACTTCTTCATTAGGTGGAAGAGATACATCTACTGAACTGTAGGATGGTGTTTGTTCTCTGAAATATAtagtaaagatatatatacattgtggaacataaaaatataattctatataggcattcacttgttttttttaatttttagtcatatcttcaatttatttatataaaaattgtgtaTACCTTCCACGCCTAACAATCTGTGTTTCTGTATTAAATTGGGGATGTATCCTAGATGAGTCTTTAACTTCAGTAGCAAGTAATGTTGGATCTTCTTCATCAACCGTAGGAAAATAATGATCATCCAGCGTTAAGATTCTTGGTGGTGtcttaaatgaataaagaaatacggatatataatttatattaattattaatttttgccTTTCAtcatagaaatttcttttatatacctGAACTCTAATAATATTTGGCTCAGATGGCATTACAGCATTTTCTAGAGTAATTTCTCTTGGCGGAGCTTTTGTACCAATATGTTGCTCCTGACctgtttaaataatagaaatgaatataaagtaatataattaagtaaaaaaaatatatggaaGTAGTACTTACCTACAACAAGAATCCTATCAGGTACATGCATTTCAAGCTTCTCATTTGAGTTTGCTTGATTCCAAGCAGAACCATTCATTGTTGAAATATCTTCATCTGTATAATCACCACTTACTCTAATACTTTTAGGAactctcattctcttattAACGTCCAAAGTAAAATTGGGATCATAAAAATTGTCAGCTTCTCCATTAAAACGAGCAGGTATATGAGTTTTTGACATTGTCACTGAAAAATAACTACATACAATCATAtacaatttcataatatataatatttaattaagaaaaacatCATCACTTGTATTTATTctgatgatataaataaataaaatcttataataataataaaataaaagaaagcttttttatataaatctaatattttaattaatttccatgCTTAtgtaaataaggaaaagaaatgataagtAGTTTTAAGTACATATAAGGAAGTACAAAGCACAAAGCACAATggtgtatttttaaatatgtcaTCTAATATTTgcgtcatttttattttattaaaataatattttttaaagttaatATCAACTTACACAATGTGATACATCGCATAGAGACATGAATATTAAAGGTTAAACACTTGCTTTATATGttaagtatattttttcaatacgtaaatatataacgaACGACATAACCTTTGATATGATAATCGACAAATTACTTGCGATTCGTATAACAATAAAGGACAaagatacaaatttattttcgttcacATCGACAGGGAAAACTAGTAGGAAATGTAATAAATCATAGTTGAATCGTAgtcaaattaatatacataatgtgtaagtatcaaatataaaagttaCCTTCCTCACCCTTCTGgatcgttaaatataaaacgttCAAATGAAGTCAGTTGCAAGtcattttcgataatattcatTTGCGATTTATCGAAATCGATGTGTATAATCGTTGGACATACCGCGAAAAGTGCGTATTCTTAGTTTAATTCTATAATCCGTTTATATGAAACTATACAAAACTTTAATAGGAATTCTGTTATTTTTACGACAGTGTCTAATTTTCCTGAATTAATAGATTAAtagttcaattaaaattaaatacttaaattatttaataaatttgtcgaaataagtgaaaattattataaagtaaattgacgaataaactattatatgtatttttattttgaatagattctccaagtttttatttcatgatatttataattacatattctGTATAGATATCTTGTGTATATGTTTAATGCaataacaagaaaattttaaaaacaactatgattggaaaataaataaatgtataaatttttccaAGAACAGAATTATgcaattatcatttttcaaagatatttttgaagtaactggaaaataaaatatttttggtataatggaaaaacaagaaaaaatatcgaaatctAAAAAAGATACTTTGGTTATAGATCTAACAACTGATGATGATAAACATATACAAGCATCAACGAACCCTTGCATTTCacaaaccaaaaaaagaaaaatttataaaaataaacgatgtCTAAAggaaatcaaatataaacgtaaatataCTACGCTTCAAGATGTAATAAAGAAAGTTACAATAAAAACCACTTCTAAGCCCATTTCTGAAATTATTCCAAACGCGAATAATAGTGTTATAATTATAGACTCAAGCACTGATAATATTGATGTAGAAGATCCAGTGCCTAGAACGTCAGTAGAAGAAAATGCTAAGAAAGAGATAACTTCTGTGATTCCAGCTATAAATTTGTATGTCAAAAATACTACTCTTTTACATTCTAAACATAAtacagataaaaaagaaattagttcTATAACTCAAACTATAAATTTGCATGGTGAAGATATTACTGTATTACattctaaatataatacagataagaaagaaatagctCCTAAAACTCCaactataaataattctgaagaaaaagaaataaattctgtAACTGAAACTATAAATTTGCATAGTGAAGATATTACTGTATTACATTCTAAATGCAAtacagataaaaaagaaaaaattccaactatatataattctgaagaaaaagaaataagttcTGTAAATCAAACAATAAATTTGGATGTTAAAGATATTGATGTATTACATTCTTGTTATAAAACAGATTTGTGTACTAGTTTTGAACAGATATCTGATAATATTATAGACGTTTTAAGTGAAGATTTCAGTCAATATTTCAAAGACGTAagtatgtttttatattgtgctgtatataaaatgataatacataaaattataactaTTTTTAGCCATTTGACATATCTTTTAAAGAATCaagtaaaaaaattgagaaaagatTATCGAATACTAAAAGTATaaaggatttaaaaaataaatgtcagccaatattgaaaaattctaaaatgtTAAGGAAAGATTTTGTATCTTCCAGTCAATTGAATGTTAATAAGCTAGAAGTACAAATAGATGAAATTAAAGTCACTTCGAACGATATAGATATTTCTCTTGTAATTACTAAAAATTCAAATGGAGAAGCAGTTAGCCGTTTTTATTGGTGGGATGCATATGaggatatatataaacaacagggaattgtttatttatttggaaAAGTTTACATTGATTCCATTAAAACATGCTATTCTTGTTGTctgtcaataaaaaatttaccaaggagaatatatcttttaccaacaaaatatgtatgtaaaatgataaaattctattataaatcaattattaaatataatatattttcatttatatattatagtttagAGATTCATTTGATGACAATCCAAGATCAACTACTATGGAAGATGTATATAATGAATTCAATGAACTTGCAAATAAATTAggtataaaagaatttcaaagtCGACGGGTTTGGAAAAAGTATGTTTTCAAAGAAGATGTACAAGATTATACAGAATATTTGGAAATTCTATATCCAGCAATATATCCAGCTATAGATTCAAATTATACTGGTCTTGctatagataaaattttagaaaCTACTATATCGCCTCTACAATTATTACTTCtggaaagaaatatcaaaggGCCATGTTGGTTAGAGATCAAATATCCTATAAAAGATCCATCTGACATCATTTGGTGCAAAGTAAAagtatgtttttaatatatatagcatAAAATAACTCACacagaatatttaatatatgcataaatgtaaattatatataattttataattatttatattaatatatattattttttaaatttcagcTGATTTGTACAAATATGAAGAATATTTCTGTTAGTGTTGATTCTCCAAAATTGCCATTGCCAACAATGTTAGTTGctacattaaatatttgtacatGTCCAGATAGAGAAACTAAACAGAATCAAATATTCATGGTTGTTATTCTTTTACAAAATGAATACCAGATTGTCAAAGATGTACCAAACCCACCTTTTAAACAAAGTTTTTGCtgtacgtttatttattaaaatgtacatatatacaatatatgtttattatataatttaactaagaaatgtttttatattttctatcagTGATAACTAATCCAAATGATGCTCTATGTCCAAGTGAAGCAGATCAGCTGTTGtctaatatttcaaatactcATGTAATAAGATGTGAAAATGAAAGTATCTTACTGGAACAATTACttcaaataatagaaaaaactGATCCAGATTTATATGTATGCTATGATTGTAGTTATCAATTTGAATCATTATTACATagaatgtttattttaaatatagaaaattggAGTAaacttggaaaaataaaacattctaCATATCCTGTTACTAgggtaaatattataatttatgtttactagaataaagtagagaaaaaattcatatagtatattcttcatttattttaaataatatttaaatttttagataataattaattaatttcaattaataattaggtagtaatgtaagtaagtatataacattatttttttttagcaaaaAACATTTATAGATCGAGCAATATCTGGCCGTCCTAtatgtgatataaaaattgtagcTAAAGAGTTAAAAGTAAAAAGCGGAAGTTTTGATTTACAATCTCTTTGTACAACAGTAggtatcgaaaatatttttacgcgattataaaaatattgttcaattcaaatttatttgaaattttttattataggtattaaacaagaaaagtaataaatccAAGGAAATAAAACCTgaggattattttttatactacACTACAGAGAAAGGGTTAGAAGATCTAATCAAATTCACATTTGCAGACGCATcagatattttatctataacaCTTCAACTTAATATGATTCCGTTTGCAATAGAACTTACATGTATATctggtaaatataataaattgtatgtatataaacaaatatctatatattaaagatattaaaattataaatgtgatTTTACTTaggtaatattttatcaaagataTTAGCAGGAGGCCAAATGGAAAggaatgaatttcttttattgcaTGCTTTTCAGGCAAACGATTATATATTACCAGATTCttcaaaaataaacaaaaacataGAAAGTGGTGAGTTCATCGATAAAGAATTTGTTCATACTCTAATTATATGTtgtaatcatttaattttatattctaatatgaatataaatcacTGAATACAGAGAtatctggaaaaaaaatatcaactcATGAAGGTGGTTTAGTTCTTACTCCAATAAAAGGATTTTATACTAAATTGATCTTATTAATGGattatatctctttatatcctagtataataatagaatataatctATGCTTCAGTACAATACCTGGAGCAGCATACACTGATTATAAggtaaaatttatgaattcgCTGGTTTTATAATGATATGCGTTAagcatttaaaattatatagtattaaatggctaattaaaataatatttaatatataatttgaattaatatgTACAGGATTTAAAAATCCCAGAATCAAATTCAGAACTTGGAGTTATCCCAAAAGAGATACGTAGACTAATTGAatatagaaaacaaataaaaaaattaataacattgtCAGATATTTCACCTATTCAAAAAATGCAATATAATGCAAAGCAAATAGCCTTAAAGCTTATGGCGAACAGTATATATGGTTGTTTAGGTTCACCACATTCCAGATTTTATGCCAAAGGATTAGCTGCTTTAATTACAtgtttgttaaaataataaattattatttaaacaatgtgTGTTTGAcaaagtgaaaaatatatatatataattcttttttagcAAAAGgtagagaaatattattaaatacaaaacatttaattgaaaatatgaaatatgagATCATTTATGGTGATACTGATTCTATAATGATCAAAACTAATCTTCTTGAGTACAATGAAGTTATTTCTATTGGAAATaaggtaattttataaaaatatacataaatcagtgtaattcatttttaatatatttataatttgatattatttaaaaagaaaatttttttgattatattaataaaatagattaaagaagaagtaaacaaattttatagaaatatagtaATAGATATTGATAgtgtatttcaatatttattactttttcaaaaaaagaaatatgcagCACTtgcaatgaaaaaattatcaaatggTCAAATAGAATTATCGCAAATACATAAAGGTATAGAAACAATACGGAAAGATTGGTGTCCAGTATCTGTAGAAGTTGGAAAGTATGTGTACATTTAAATCCTCATAatataactaatatttaaaacagTTATAATGTCAAATACTTTTTAGAGATATACtgaacaatattttttctaatcgaccacatgatatgaaaataaaagcaatttATGAAGTATTGCAAAATGTTTCAAAAACCATTAAAGAGGATCAGATACCTTTATCGTCGTTCATAATATCTAAAGAACTTTCtaaaaatcttaataattatcatgatAAGGGACACCCACATATACAGGTAGCCACAAGATTATACAAAAGATATGGTAAAATATGGAAAGCTGGAGATATTATATCTTATGTGATATGCCAGGtttattctttgtttattacttctaaattatatattcaattaattataagtttgtaattaatgttaattattatagagtGAAACGGATAAATCCATTACAAACAAATCATAccatataaatgaatttaaagaaaataagtctCTAaggattgatattaattattatttaaagaaacagATATTACCTATTGCATTAAGAATTTGTGAACCAATTGCAGAAGTAGATAAGATATTGTTAGCTAAAAGTTTAGGTACTCTAATGATATTTTAAGTACTATGTAAAATTCTGGAGTTTACTGTTAGAAAGAATACGGGTCCAGTAGAACGTTCGAATTTTTTGCTTTAAGTGACTTCATATGACACGTTCTTTCcttattggaaaaaaagatcaaatttattaatccgATACGTAACAAGGAGAGAAAagtgttaaatattatttattaatcgtaatacCCACCTATGTCGACTCGTAGGTAAATTCCTGAATTCtacatagtataatatatttttcaaatcatcaagataattaattttgatttctaTTACTAAATAGGTTTGGATAATGCAAATGAACATAAAGGAATAGCAtgtacattaaataataataaaaaggaaataatgatGACTACAGCCAGATTTAAGCATTGCAAAGCTTTAACATTCAAATGtatcaatgaaaattgtcgaagtgaaattacaattaaaagtGTTATGTCAGAATCTGtgagtaattttattttattttattttattttattttttttttttttttcttttttttttctttttttataaaaaatcataaaaaaaattatttttgcattacatatgattataaaatgattattttaaacttaatagatttatatgttttacatatatattatttattgcagTCTAATGGTTATCAACTTTTTTTGAACACTATatgttctaataataattgtagaaTTCCtttatggaaaaatataaacgttatatCTAATGAATTGGAACTTAATATAAGACAGgccataaatatgtattattccAATGAGTTGAAATGTAAAAACCCTCTATGTTCTAATGTAACCAAAAGGCTtccattatatttctatacaaTGTATCCCAAATGTGATAAATGTAATGAATCTTTTTTATGTAGGAAAGtgagtatatattaatttcgttatcgtaaaaaatactttataaatataaaagaaagaaaatataggaaCTTTGATCTGTTTGTTACAGTATACTGAAACGGACCTATATGATCAAATATGTTTCTATCATGAaatctttgatattaattgtttgcaaaataaatgtaagtatatataagtgtataactattttaagtatttcttttttcttttctttttttttttaaatttgttattaataccAAAGTCGATCTTATTATTCTAGTTTCGCTGGTTAACTATCCAGAGGAAATAATATCAGTATACAACACACTTAGGAATATTGTTAACAAGTATTTGAAATGTAGTTCATATTTAATTGTGAACTTTGATAAAGTTTTTcaaagtaaatttataaaatatacagtGCATGATTCAGattatgatatttctttaaatgatTATGCTCATATGGAGAATAAACAAttgtaaatgtattttattaatatatatatatatatatgtttgtttaaCTTgcgtattttttaatttataaaatatcttctcaaagcttaaatatttattaaaaatcaaattgaatcttataataatataacaaatgttattaatgattggtatataatataaaatatattacaatatatataggGTTTGTGTGCACGCGCGCATAATCCTAAATACAAATAGGCCTCTATGGCTCAGCTCGATGTTCGTGTACATTAACTATTTAActtgttttttataaaaagcatttaatattatcaatttcaaaagatcatctatgtttaaaataatacttaaaaattagtTTTAATAGACATATGAATCATGTAATACATGAATTGTACATATTGTTACGACATTGTgactattttaatataaattgctAAAAAACGATACAAGATATAACGTTAAAGAAGGTTCTATAAAGATggcatttaattttatttacaaatattgatACAACATACGAACTGACCacagataaaattttttccatGTGGTAGTGTACCTTATCATTAGGTTGTCGATTCAATACCTTGCATGAACATATTGCACAATgtattgtttgttttataatttcttatagactttcaatttttattacactTTTGTTGTTTATAAGAAGTGggatgaatatattttcttttttcactagaaaaaattaatatataatatataacaaatgcTACTTAAACCTCTGATGAAATTAACAATCATGCTTttctatatcaataaaattataacaaagtTTTCTGTACACTGCTTGCTACATAATGTTTgcttcaaacatttttttttctttttttttttttaaataactttgttttatattgtaagatttttttttacaattcatTTAACTTatcgtattctttttctatattgtcAGTTGTAATGATCATATAATTGTATacagtaataatttattaatgtgtacaattatattttataactttcaTAAATACATTCATTTGCAGCAGTGATTGcacataagtaaatataataaatttttctttatcccaattcgtacatatatagaatatacaaTAACTGACTCTTCTCAGTTGTAAATAGcaaaatatatacatcatgAGTCatactatctttttttataatataatttaattaaaagagtaAACTACAATACTCTGCAAGCAATTAatgaaatctaataaaattatttatatctaattatttggTTATTACCAAAATGTGatctcttaattatttttattttcatgtaaCATTATATCTGGATATTTTGGAAAGTCAACAGCATCAACaggattttttactttaaaactAGGAAATAGTCCTGTCATACTAGTTCTGGTGTTATACCCTTTGGAATAACCATCCCAATGGTTTCCATAAACTTCAATTAAATCACCGGTCTTCAATTCCAATTCGCCATTCTTTCTTGGTTTATGATCCAAAATAGCTACATGAGGATGTGAATTTTGTCCACCGTAATAGTAAATATCATCCAATGATGCAAACTTATTGTATGCATCTGGGTAATAAGTTTGCATTAATTCATATGCAACTCTACATACTTGTGAACTAAATGTACACACTAGATAATCACATAAGGATAAAAGatgtatatctataattattcCTTGTAAAGATGAATCTGAATAACGTTTTGATACTGATGCTGTTTCAGCTATTTCTGGATCaccaataattttataattaggaTAGCGATTTCTTGCTGTTGTAATTACTTTTGGGTCATCACTAGCCAAAAATACTCGTTTTACATCTGGCTTTGTCTCGAGTTCATCAAAATATTGATCTACCTTAGTCATATATTCATCTATATCATGATATGCTGCTTCAGTACCGACTTTATCGGTTCTACGAACATGAACGCCAACAATAGGTTTTTTGAAACCTAATTTTTCCTTAGCATTATCTAATACTTTTTGCATACTATCCTGAGGCCGCATCAAGTATTTTAACACCTGTCCAACCCACCAAACTAATGGATGGCCATGAAGCTTCTTCAACCTTTCTGCTATATCTGCTGGTACACTGGGAGGTTGAAATTTTGGTTTAGGATAAACATTATCCACGATTGGCAAGGAAATAACTTGCTTAGAAGGATCACCAGGCCAATTAGCATGAGATACACCATTTGTAGATAAACATGTGTCACTAAGAGGTTTAAAAACTGATTCCCAACCTTCTTTACGATATCTCCAGCCTTTTGATTTGATTACAAGCGTTCGTTCCGTTCCATAAGCGACCAAAAAGCAATAAGTGATATGATGTATCTGTAATTAAATCGtttatcacatatatattcaaatactatggttttactttgttttttatcacAACTTACTTGGCAACCAAAACCACAGCCTTTATTTAAACTGCATATTAACTTCTTTGCTTTATTACAATCAGTAGGATTTTGTAGATACctccataaaaaaaatatatattaaatgcatTATAGTTTCagtagaaatatttgaaatagtaTTCTACCTTACCTAAATCGACTTTGAACAAGATCCGATAATTCTTTTGCCTCTTTTTTCCGCCAGTCATTATAACCATCAGCTTTTGTTAATCTATCTAAATCCATAATAAGAGACTTCTTATGTTCCCAAATGTTACTTACGGCATCTtgaacttctttttctttttgttcaagAGTAAATTCATCTATGTGCTTTTTGAATTTTGTTAATTCAGCACTCATGTAATACCTATAAAGCAGTAAAGtaaaaaacattattacaacaatgttaatcaattaaattaaattttttttctcttaaaaataaagtatataccACATTTCCTGtacattatttcttattctacGACGTAATTCTTCATATTCTAATGAAGGTATATTATGTTTAGATCCAACATGCTGATCTAATAGATCATAATAAATTGAAGCTCTATCGGCTCTTTCTTGAACAGAGCCCAAATGATCCCCTTGTATAGATTTTACTCCATCcctaaaaattatattgatttacataatataaaactgttataatataatgtatatatgtatatatatttaatacataccttaatataatattttttagaccGTCATTTTGCTTCTTAAGAATCTCAAAATCATTAATCATTTGTGCTAAACGTTGagcattttctttattcgtagGATTTCCATCTTGTGACGATATGGAATTTGTTTTGAAGACATGTAGAactgatataattaatattaaaagccATGTAGCTAGCAAAGCTATTCCTAATTTCCCTAGCCACCCAGGTCTCCCTGACCAAAATGTTGCCATTCTAAATGATTGGAATGAAAATCTTCCATTTATTGCAT is a genomic window containing:
- the LOC124946674 gene encoding transport and Golgi organization protein 11 isoform X1, which translates into the protein MRCITLLTMSKTHIPARFNGEADNFYDPNFTLDVNKRMRVPKSIRVSGDYTDEDISTMNGSAWNQANSNEKLEMHVPDRILVVGQEQHIGTKAPPREITLENAVMPSEPNIIRVQTPPRILTLDDHYFPTVDEEDPTLLATEVKDSSRIHPQFNTETQIVRRGREQTPSYSSVDVSLPPNEEVQHLRRQVGKLNRRVMAIELEMLQRQQRDKILYTLTLAYFILKAISWLNRN
- the LOC124946674 gene encoding transport and Golgi organization protein 11 isoform X2, translating into MSKTHIPARFNGEADNFYDPNFTLDVNKRMRVPKSIRVSGDYTDEDISTMNGSAWNQANSNEKLEMHVPDRILVVGQEQHIGTKAPPREITLENAVMPSEPNIIRVQTPPRILTLDDHYFPTVDEEDPTLLATEVKDSSRIHPQFNTETQIVRRGREQTPSYSSVDVSLPPNEEVQHLRRQVGKLNRRVMAIELEMLQRQQRDKILYTLTLAYFILKAISWLNRN